A region from the Variovorax paradoxus genome encodes:
- a CDS encoding flagellar hook-length control protein FliK: MPSSIAPSFSPNAAGSAASSAASGARGRNAEEPGGRSFDAALSRSRNAGAAQAPEDAESSVLATTHRRKASRAGDRKDELPAELLPLSFFAPMVAPSAAATAALAAGAPAAASAPDGIQALVPGDAPVDALARDSADAAAGETAVAADTESESSAQAKPAHGAPQATATDAAQPQHATRASGAAAQAAAAAPPPATAGTGTTATPAADAAAPEAATGTAAAPAAAITEARGASAASLSADDDSAAAPATAMISADKTDLAAAASDAAPASTSVPASMPFTPAAAAAARTNVPAASPHTPILSVEPSVGSAAWGKAIGHQVLRMTAAGYQVAELNLNPAGLGPLKVTLTMGDNQAQAMFASAHESVRKALEVALPQLRASLADQGISLGQASVGAEAHPSPGQGGGFGQQPQQQASPRQADYPAAVRAQAIATAQPPHDTLPTVALRRPSAGVDTFA; encoded by the coding sequence ATGCCTTCCTCCATTGCCCCTTCCTTCAGCCCGAACGCGGCTGGCTCCGCGGCCTCTTCCGCGGCCTCCGGTGCACGCGGCCGCAACGCCGAGGAGCCCGGCGGCCGCAGCTTCGATGCGGCGCTGAGCCGCTCGCGCAACGCGGGCGCAGCGCAGGCGCCGGAAGACGCCGAATCGTCCGTGCTGGCAACCACGCACCGCCGAAAAGCCTCGCGCGCCGGCGATCGCAAGGACGAGCTTCCCGCCGAGCTGTTGCCCCTGTCCTTTTTCGCGCCCATGGTGGCGCCATCCGCTGCGGCCACCGCTGCGCTTGCCGCCGGCGCGCCCGCGGCGGCCTCGGCGCCGGACGGCATCCAGGCGCTGGTGCCGGGCGACGCGCCGGTGGACGCCCTGGCCAGGGATTCCGCGGACGCCGCGGCAGGCGAGACGGCCGTCGCTGCAGATACCGAAAGCGAAAGCTCCGCGCAGGCGAAGCCGGCACACGGCGCCCCCCAGGCCACGGCCACCGACGCCGCACAGCCGCAGCATGCAACCCGCGCCAGCGGCGCCGCTGCGCAGGCCGCCGCCGCGGCGCCGCCACCGGCCACCGCGGGCACGGGCACGACCGCAACCCCGGCCGCGGACGCAGCAGCGCCCGAAGCCGCAACCGGCACGGCCGCGGCTCCCGCAGCGGCCATCACCGAAGCACGCGGCGCATCCGCCGCCTCCCTCTCCGCCGATGACGACTCTGCAGCCGCACCGGCCACCGCCATGATCTCCGCCGACAAGACCGACCTGGCGGCCGCCGCATCCGACGCAGCGCCCGCCTCCACCAGCGTGCCGGCATCGATGCCGTTCACGCCGGCCGCAGCCGCCGCCGCGCGCACGAACGTGCCTGCGGCCTCGCCGCACACGCCCATCCTCAGCGTGGAGCCGTCCGTCGGCTCGGCCGCGTGGGGCAAGGCCATCGGCCACCAGGTGCTGCGCATGACCGCGGCGGGCTACCAGGTGGCCGAACTGAACCTGAACCCGGCCGGCCTCGGCCCGCTCAAGGTCACGCTCACCATGGGCGACAACCAGGCGCAGGCGATGTTCGCCTCGGCCCACGAAAGCGTGCGCAAGGCGCTCGAGGTGGCGCTGCCGCAATTGCGCGCCAGCCTTGCCGACCAGGGCATCAGCCTGGGCCAGGCTTCGGTCGGCGCTGAGGCGCATCCTTCGCCCGGACAGGGCGGCGGCTTCGGCCAGCAGCCCCAGCAGCAGGCATCGCCGCGGCAGGCCGACTACCCGGCGGCGGTCCGCGCGCAGGCCATTGCCACCGCCCAGCCGCCGCACGACACGCTGCCAACCGTGGCGCTTCGCA
- the fliJ gene encoding flagellar export protein FliJ, translated as MPHKLPLDTLTDLARTKADDAARQLGLLQNAQVGAHQKLELLLQYRQDYSDQLQVLMQNGLPSAQWHNYRNFLGTLDGAIKQQQAIAAQAASRLDHGRSEWQQHKRRLNSFDALAERARRQELVLGARREQRDSDERTARKFFDRASQPTP; from the coding sequence ATGCCGCACAAACTTCCGCTCGACACGCTCACCGACCTGGCCCGCACCAAGGCCGACGATGCGGCGCGGCAGCTCGGCCTGCTGCAGAACGCGCAAGTCGGCGCCCACCAGAAGCTGGAGCTGCTGCTGCAATACCGGCAGGACTACAGCGACCAGCTGCAGGTGCTGATGCAGAACGGCCTGCCCTCGGCCCAGTGGCACAACTACCGCAACTTCCTCGGCACGCTCGACGGCGCCATCAAGCAGCAGCAGGCCATCGCCGCGCAGGCGGCCAGCCGGCTCGACCATGGCCGCAGCGAATGGCAGCAGCACAAGCGGCGCCTCAATTCCTTCGACGCACTGGCCGAACGCGCGCGGCGTCAGGAGCTGGTGCTCGGCGCGCGGCGCGAGCAGCGCGACAGCGACGAACGCACGGCACGCAAGTTCTTCGACCGCGCCTCCCAACCGACACCCTGA